One Glycine max cultivar Williams 82 chromosome 6, Glycine_max_v4.0, whole genome shotgun sequence DNA segment encodes these proteins:
- the LOC100784423 gene encoding PLASMODESMATA CALLOSE-BINDING PROTEIN 5 — protein sequence MPTPKSLVLSLLLLLGLCSGDGGGGAPPQELWCVAKNNAEDAALQAALDWACGAGGADCRPIQRGGPCYDPTSVQNTASFAFNDYFLKHGMTDDSCDFNNNAAVTSLNPSHDNCKFPSGKSGSNGSFSGSTPTSSVGLGPSKDFSGCSRVSWGWWWFWPLSLIGHLMFMVSVFG from the exons ATGCCCACCCCAAAAAGCCTCGTTCTTTCGCTCCTCCTCCTTCTGGGCCTCTGTTCCGGCGACGGCGGCGGTGGCGCTCCGCCGCAGGAGCTGTGGTGCGTGGCGAAGAACAACGCGGAGGACGCGGCGCTGCAGGCCGCGCTGGACTGGGCCTGCGGGGCCGGCGGCGCCGACTGCCGCCCAATCCAGCGCGGTGGGCCCTGCTACGACCCCACCAGCGTCCAGAATACGGCGTCGTTTGCCTTCAACGACTATTTTCTGAAACATGGCATGACCGACGATAGCTGCGACTTCAACAACAACGCTGCCGTCACTTCCTTGAACCCTA gtCATGATAATTGCAAGTTTCCCTCCGG TAAGAGTGGGAGCAATGGGAGTTTTTCTGGATCAACGCCCACTTCATCTGTTGGATTGGGACCCAGTAAAGATTTCAGTGGGTGCTCGAGAGTTTCTTGGGGATGGTGGTGGTTTTGGCCTTTGAGTTTGATCGGGCATTTGATGTTTATGGTTTCTGTTTTTGGATGA
- the LOC100788685 gene encoding uncharacterized protein — protein MNAVKVVFPECKNLLCRFHIDKNVKAKCKSLVGQKNAWDYVMDSWGNLVDCPSEQEFPEHLQRFQVVCSPWPMFTDYVCETWIVPHKEKFILAWTNKVMHLGNTTTNRVESAHWSLKRILQNSVGDLCSVWDAMNNMMTLQHTEIRASFETSTHVVGHVLKKTIYKRLLGMVSRYALNEISVEFERVRYLKDNVSSCGCVLRTTLGLPCACKLQRYEVGSIPLDAVHMYWRRLNFSDQGLCEAEVSIKEEMDRIFKRFDELDVCGKVTFKSKLREFTFPDETSMCPPPTKVKTKGAPKKVMKRSERSTKRDPSYWEYVDAYHSVQNSNTSVRPSASSFAPPKPARMIPMLDQFPPFMHGFIKDVVDVKADGNCGYRSVSALLGMGEECWAMMRNELIKELGKWLQDYIKIFGGTERYEQLRLSLHVDGLSKVSMDK, from the exons atgaatgctgtgaaagttgTGTTTCCGGAGTGTAagaatttgttgtgcaggtttcacatagacaagaatgtgaaggcaaagtgTAAATCGCTTGTTGGTCAGAAGAATGCTTGGGACTACGTAATGGATAGCTGGGGTAACTTGGTAGATTGTCCTTCGGAACAGGAGTTCCCTGAGCACCTTCAAAGGTTTCAAGTAGTGTGTTCCCCGTGGCCAATGTTCACTGACTACGTATGTGAGACATGGATTGTCCCACACAAGGAGAAATTTATCTTggcctggacgaataaggtgatgcacctaggcaacacaacaacaaatag ggttgaatctgctcattGGTCTTTGAAGAGGATATTACAGAATAGCGTTGGAGACCtctgtagtgtttgggatgcaatgaacaacatgatgacgCTACAGCACACTGAAATTAGAGCATCATTCGAAACAAGTACGCATGTTGTTGGTCATGTTTTAAAGAAAACcatatacaagaggcttctagGAATGGTGTCAAGGTacgctttaaatgaaatttcGGTTGAGTTTGAGCGCGTACGTTATTTGAAAGACAATGTGTCTTCTTGTGGGTGTGTCTTGAGAACCACGCtaggtcttccttgtgcatgcaAGCTACAAAGGTATGAGGTTGGCAGCATCCCACTAGATGCAGTCCATATGTACTGGAGGAGACTTAATTTTTCAGACCAGGGGCTATGTGAGGCCGAAGTgagcatcaaggaagagatggatagaatatttaaaagattcgatgaacttgatgtttgtgggaAAGTTACTTTTAAGAGTAAACTCCGAGAATTCACGTTTCCCGATGAGACctctatgtgtcctcctccaacAAAGGTTAAGACGAAAGGTGCCCCGAAAAAGGTAATGAAAAGAAGCGAAAGATCGACAAAGCGTGATCCATCttattgggagtatgttgatgcttatcATTCGGTTCAAAACAGCAACACCTCAGTTAGACCCAGTGCATCATCTTTTGCACCACCGAAGCCAGCAAGGATGATCcccatgttggatcaatttccaCCATTTATGCATGGTTTCATTAAGGATGTTGTTGATGTGAAAGCGGATGGTAATTGTGGATATCGTTCAGTTTCCGCTTTGTTAGGTATGGGAGAAGAGTGTTGGGCCATGATGcgtaatgaattgattaaagaacttggcaaatgGTTGCAAGACTACATAAAGATCTTTGGTGGCACAGAGAGATATGAACAACTGAGGTTGTCCCTACACGTGGATGGGTTATCCAAG GTTAGTATGGACAAATAG
- the LOC121175022 gene encoding uncharacterized protein, producing the protein MTRRRPLHGSWACWIYEHFPTVHTSVVHDAYDEGSPWAYRWLTGKAHMTGIKGAPYLRRLDALSVTDVCWKPYGEHRRVRAFDLISSYTGQLRWGQIVVYVRPEWVLRQFGYLQMVPPPPICDSLTGDDIDDRWLNFPDHLVPSGELCVVPGQVVPDYMEWFFRISHPFVTQTEETAAPRHPPPPHHEEFVEPPIPEVSVATDLPTHSVVHCEGFQGMAQDLGAITEDLERVINLRMVTEGTDLHDIMTRCLRRARGDTADGSLRPHQRRRID; encoded by the exons ATGACGCGTCGCAGGCCTCTACACGGTAGCTGGGCG TGCTGGATATACGAGCACTTTCCTACAGTGCATACATCTGTCGTTCATGATGCTTATGATGAGGGGAGCCCATGGGCCTACAGGTGGCTTACGGGTAAGGCTCATATGACGGGGATCAAAGGAGCCCCGTATCTGAGACGTTTGGATGCCCTGAGCGTGACTGACGTGTGCTGGAAGCCCTATGGTGAGCACCGGCGAGTCAGGGCCTTTGACTTGATATCGTCGTACACCGGCCAGCTCAGATGGGGTCAGATTGTGGTGTACGTTCGACCTGAGTGGGTTCTTCGACAGTTTGGCTACCTTCAGATGGTCCCTCCGCCGCCGATTTGTGATTCTTTGACGGGTGATGATATAGATGATCGGTGGCTGAATTTTCCAGACCATTTGGTGCCTTCAGGGGAGCTCTGTGTAGTTCCTGGACAGGTGGTGCCAGactacatggagtggttttttCGGATATCGCACCCATTCGTCACGCAGACCGAGGAGACTGCTGCGCCGAGACATCCGCCTCCCCCTCATCATGAGGAGTTCGTCGAGCCACCCATCCCCGAGGTTTCAGTCGCGACTGATCTCCCTACGCATTCAGTG GTTCACTGCGAAGGATTTCAGGGGATGGCTCAGGATTTAGGAGCGATTACTGAGGATTTGGAGCGGGTCATCAACCTCAGGATGGTCACTGAGGGCACTGACTTACATGACATCATGACTCGTTGTTTGAGGAGAGCTAGAGGTGACACCGCAGATGGAAGTCTTAGACCGCACCAGAGACGCCGCATAGATtag
- the LOC121175085 gene encoding protein MAIN-LIKE 2-like: MTSAADAVQTERVATDGSLGSPAADEGFPGGPHDPSILTDFAEHVAHNIWSGQERPDLKLVSHDRKVDKIGRPAPEIEGLIAGTGLSPLIRCSVITTDPILISAFVERWHRETSTFHLPVGELTITLDDVASLLHLPITGALHTFEPLVTSDAICLLTELLEVSHEEATFETRQAGGPHVRLGWLRDLYQSQCRTRR; encoded by the exons ATGACAAGTGCCGCCGATGCTGTTCAGACAGAGAGAGTGGCTACTGATGGGAGCTTGGGGTCACCTGCTGCAGATGAGGGTTTCCCCGGTGGACCACACGACCCATCGATTTTGACTGATTTTGCTGAGCATGTCGCACACAACATCTGGAGTGGACAG GAACGACCCGATCTGAAGTTGGTCTCCCACGATAGAAAAGTAGATAAAATTGGAAGACCAGCGCCTGAGATCGAAGGGTTGATTGCTGGCACCGGATTGAGTCCACTGATCAGGTGTTCTGTTATCACCACTGATCCTATACTCATATCCGCCTTCGTCGAGAGGTGGCATCGCGAGACTAGCACGTTCCACCTGCCAGTAGGCGAGTTGACGATCACGTTGGATGACGTGGCGTCACTCCTACACCTTCCCATCACTGGCGCGCTGCATACGTTCGAGCCGCTTGTTACTTCAGACGCCATTTGTCTACTGACGGAGCTTCTTGAGGTCAGTCATGAGGAGGCTACATTTGAGACCCGACAGGCTGGTGGGCCTCATGTCCGGTTGGGGTGGCTTCGAGACTTGTATCAGAGCCAGTGCAGGACCAGACGATAG
- the BZIP50 gene encoding bZIP transcription factor bZIP50 — protein MAQLPPKIPNMTPNWPDFSSPHQKMPSLKTMSPNQNPSWVDEFLEFSAARRGAHRRSVSDSITFLEAPLLDHHHCKGGSVGGGGGSGDNEFERFDDEQFMSMFSDEASGNNNNNNNNNNNNNNTMMENALSSSNPSTPSDHNSINDEKEMNNKEEEGKKQVKNESEEDEDESQCKQEITQLPNNDDSKNNSNANATCSSEKITDPKRVKRILANRQSAQRSRVRKLQYISELERSVTSLQAEVSVLSPRVAFLDHQRLLLNVDNSALKQRIAALAQDKIFKDAHQEALKREIERLRQVYHQQNIKKMDNAAGSPPSQSPPSPSPKPRCETHTEKEQLINV, from the exons ATGGCTCAATTGCCACCAAAAATTCCAAACATGACACCCAATTGGCCAGACTTCTCTTCTCCTCACCAAAAGATGCCTTCCCTCAAAACCATGTCACCTAACCAAAACCCTTCATGGGTGGATGAGTTTCTTGAATTCTCCGCGGCGAGACGTGGGGCCCACCGGCGGTCGGTGAGCGACTCCATCACCTTCTTGGAGGCACCATTGCTGGACCACCATCATTGCAAAGGTGGCAgtgttggtggtggtggcggtAGCGGCGACAACGAGTTCGAGAGGTTTGATGATGAACAATTCATGTCCATGTTTAGTGATGAGGCTTCagggaataataataataataataataataataataataataataataccatGATGGAAAACGCGTTATCCTCTTCCAACCCTTCTACACCTTCCGATCACAACAGCATCAATGATGAGAAGGAAATGAACAACAAGGAAGAGGAAGGGAAGAAGCAAGTGAAGAATGAGTCCGAGGAGGATGAGGATGAAAGCCAATGCAAACAAGAAATCACGCAACTTCCCAACAATGATGATAGTAAAAACAATAGTAATGCAAATGCAACATGTTCTAGTGAGAAAATCACAGACCCCAAGAGGGTCAAAAG AATCTTGGCAAATAGACAATCTGCGCAAAGATCAAGAGTGAGGAAACTGCAATACATATCTGAGCTTGAGCGAAGTGTGACTTCATTACAG GCCGAAGTTTCAGTGTTGTCTCCACGGGTTGCATTTTTGGATCATCAACGTTTGCTTCTGAATGTTGACAATAGTGCTTTGAAGCAAAGAATCGCAGCGCTGGCCCAAGACAAGATTTTCAAAGATG CACATCAAGAAGCACTGAAGAGGGAGATAGAGAGACTTAGGCAAGTTTATCACCAACAAAACATAAAGAAGATGGACAATGCTGCAGGGTCACCACCATCCCAATCCCCACCATCTCCATCACCAAAACCACGATGTGAAACTCACACTGAAAAGGAACAGCTTATCAatgtttga